The following coding sequences are from one Salvia hispanica cultivar TCC Black 2014 chromosome 3, UniMelb_Shisp_WGS_1.0, whole genome shotgun sequence window:
- the LOC125212826 gene encoding uncharacterized protein LOC125212826, translating into MAMAQAARLNLRMQKEFKLLLTDPPPGASFPTLSGGDSSLTSIDALLQGPEGTVYSNGVFKIKIQIPERYPFQPPIVTFATPIYHPNIDNGGRICLDILNLPPKGMWQPSLNISTVLTSIGLLLSEPNPDDGLMHEASRDYKYNRQAFDRDAKSMTEKYAQPGVTDIARDEDGFQTHTSRSTSQTKMEGSVAPICIPEHRKLSLESQGCSRDSGVELSKMPIHNSSENHTGTAPLKEAIKDSFKYTGTSRKLQTGRYKLSPKVPVASHSRNEKSGNSSMSNQSPLLEIQTASDSPESSSVQAGNLASMKDKGHVEKSHSMSVGKGLQSLHLVKTNLCRDSDEKSQCTPQVTVSHLGLARLQKGLLSSHNSNHGKANPPKDAIARKGHCSTSMSLKKRSLVGVMPSAEPPRVPQNHLLDGKENMAPYRCLSPQLTEQAAASAMKSAFIPVASSPKLSKAAAKLPVEPLNQLGGSNENVIMHPENLSRPHLKCLHPASDVRSGKKQPTVEVCDGESAVTLKELGEGVPIPDDVIVLDSEDSDDENIPVRRKLSLTRRCLSRKRKSAF; encoded by the exons ATGGCTATGGCGCAGGCTGCGAGGTTGAACCTGCGAATGCAAAAGGAATTCAAGCTCCTACTTACTGATCCACCTCCAGGCGCCTCTTTCCCCACTCTTTCCGGCGGTGATTCCTCTCTCACCTCCATCGATGCGc TGCTTCAAGGACCCGAGGGAACCGTATACTCTAATGGcgttttcaaaattaagatCCAAATACCTGAAAG GTATCCGTTTCAGCCTCCGATTGTGACTTTTGCAACGCCGATATACCATCCTAATATAGATAATGGTGGGCGTATTTGCTTGGATATCCTAAATCTACCGCCCAAG GGCATGTGGCAGCCATCTCTTAACATTTCAACTGTTTTGACAAGCATCGGACTCTTACTAAGTGAACCTAATCCTGATGACGGCCTTATGCATGAAGCA AGCAGAGACTACAAATATAACAGACAAGCTTTTGATCGCGATGCAAAATCCATGACTGAAAAATATGCTCAACCTGGAGTGACTGATATTGCTAGGGACGAAGATGGGTTCCAGACTCATACAAGTAGAAGCACGTCACAA ACCAAAATGGAAGGATCAGTTGCTCCCATATGCATTCCCGAGCACAGGAAGCTGTCACTAGAGTCTCAAGGATGCAGTAGGGACAGTGGTGTGGAGCTGTCTAAAATGCCAATTCATAATTCCTCAGAGAACCATACTGGAACTGCACCGCTGAAAGAAGCTATCAAGGATTCATTTAAATACACTGGGACTTCTAGAAAATTACAAACCGGAAGATATAAACTGTCACCAAAAGTTCCAGTTGCTTCCCATAGTAGAAACGAAAAAAGTGGAAATAGCAGCATGTCAAATCAGAGTCCATTGTTGGAAATCCAAACTGCTTCAGATTCTCCAGAGTCCTCGTCGGTTCAGGCTGGGAACTTAGCATCCATGAAAGATAAAGGTCATGTAGAAAAAAGCCACAGCATGAGTGTTGGTAAAGGACTGCAGTCATTACACCTTGTTAAAACAAACCTGTGTAGGGACTCCGACGAAAAATCACAATGCACTCCCCAGGTGACTGTTTCCCATCTTGGTTTAGCCAGGCTACAAAAAGGCTTGTTGTCGTCCCATAATAGCAACCATGGTAAAGCCAATCCTCCTAAAGATGCTATTGCCAGAAAAGGACATTGCTCCACAAGTATGAGTCTTAAGAAAAGAAGCTTGGTTGGGGTTATGCCATCTGCAGAACCTCCGAGAGTCCCTCAAAATCATTTACTAGATGGTAAAGAGAACATGGCTCCATATCGATGTTTGTCGCCTCAACTAACTGAGCAAGCTGCTGCATCAGCCATGAAATCAGCTTTTATACCAGTAGCTTCGTCTCCTAAACTATCTAAAGCAGCTGCAAAGCTTCCAGTAGAGCCTTTGAATCAACTAGGAGGCAGCAACGAGAATGTGATCATGCATCCTGAGAACCTATCACGTCCTCATTTGAAATGTCTGCACCCAGCAAGTGATGTCAGGTCAGGTAAGAAGCAGCCTACTGTTGAGGTTTGTGATGGAGAGAGTGCCGTCACATTAAAAGAACTGGGTGAGGGGGTGCCAATACCTGATGATGTAATCGTCTTGGATAGTGAAGATAGTGATGATGAAAATATCCCTGTGAGGCGCAAGTTGTCGCTAACCAGAAGATGCTTGTCTAGGAAGCGGAAATCGGCCTTCTGA
- the LOC125210225 gene encoding uncharacterized protein LOC125210225 produces the protein MGYYLADGIYPQWPVFLKTIRCPLGDRRRYFARAQESARKDVERAFGVLQSRFALVKGPTRFFYQGDIADIMYACIIMHNMIIEDEHEGVLDVTNDPSVASSSHGVSTESARQGVPHNEHERFQAFMDIHQKEAHQALQHDIIEELWALGWQEYGAKAPLGVFVIFVG, from the exons ATGGGGTACTACCTGGCTGACGGCATCTATCCGCAATGGCCCGTGTTtctgaagacgatcagatgccCACTCGGAGATAGAAGAAGGTATTTTGCCCGAGCGCAAGAGTctgcgcgcaaggatgtggagagggcatttggggtgctccaatcgcgatTTGCACTGGTAAAGGGTCCGACGCGCTTTTTCTACCAGGGGGATATTGCCGatatcatgtatgcgtgcatcatcatgcataacatgatcatcGAAGATGAACACGAAGGCGTCCTCGACGTCACCAACGACCCAAGTGTTGCATCATCGAGTCACGGTGTCTCAACCGAGTCCGCCCGCCAGGGTGTACCGCACAACGAACATGAACGGTTCCAGGCGTTCATGGACATACACCAGAAGGAGGCCCATCAAGCACTACAACacgatatcatcgaagaattgtgg GCACTAGGATGGCAGGAGTATGGGGCAAAGGCACCCTTGGGTGTTTTCGTAATTTTTGTTGGATGA
- the LOC125213987 gene encoding subtilisin-like protease SBT6.1 isoform X2, protein MSRRLTALTSLIVILLSYHAYRFPNRTPISTPSLTPPPNSTATNHIIRFLQYNNAHELRAYLERHVKCSGWKWVERPNPAASFPTDFALVAIEDRRREFLIGEFGKLELVKDVSFDLSYQRVVLSAHEESGAGAFVDGKKKRPGKIFTSMSFTERENSAPANASWRRSLMMQKSQVTSLFGADALWKKGYTGAKVKMAIFDTGIRANHPHFRNIKERTNWTNEDTLNDNLGHGTFVAGVIAGQDEECLGFAPDTEIYAFRVFTDAQVSYTSWFLDAFNYAIATKMDVLNLSIGGPDYLDLPFVEKVWEITANNIIMVSAIGNDGPLYGTLNNPADQSDVIGVGGIDYSDHIASFSSRGMSTWEIPHGYGRVKPDVVAYGREIMGSKISTGCKSLSGTSVASPVVAGIVCLLVSIIPESKRKEILNPGSMKQALVEGASKLSGPNMYEQGAGRVDLLESYEILKSYRPRASIFPSVLDYMDCPYSWPFCRQPLYAGAMPVIFNVTILNGMGVIGYVDGPPMWLPDSEAGNLLSIQFTYSDVIWPWTGYLALHMQIKEEGVHFSGEIEGNVTVNVYSPPGQGDNAPRKSTCILRLKLKVVPTPQRSQRVLWDQFHSIKYPPGYIPRDSLDVRNDILDWHGDHLHTNFHIMFNMLRDAGYFVETLGSPFTCFDAKRYGTLLLVDLEDEYFAEEIKKLKDDIMINGLGLVVFADWYNVDSMMKMKFFDDNTRSWWTPVTGGANVPALNDLLSPFGIAFGDKILNGDFVINGEQSRYASGTDVVKFPKGGYLHRFPFLDSSESGATQNVLLSGMSKADSPILGLVEVGEEGRIAVYGDSNCLDSSHMIQVDKIRHCTWMIINYLPEEQM, encoded by the exons ATGAGCCGCCGCCTCACCGCCCTAACCTCCTTAATTGTCATCCTGCTTTCCTACCATGCCTACCGTTTCCCCAATCGCACCCCAATTTCCACTCCCTCACTCACCCCACCGCCAAATTCAACCGCCACCAATCACATCATCCGATTTCTCCAATACAACAACGCTCACGAACTTAGGGCTTATCTCGAGCGCCATGTCAAATGCAGCGGCTGGAAATGGGTGGAGCGCCCCAACCCGGCGGCGAGCTTCCCCACGGATTTTGCCCTCGTCGCCATCGAGGATCGCCGCCGGGAATTTTTGATTGGGGAATTTGGGAAATTGGAGCTGGTGAAGGATGTTTCCTTCGATTTGAGCTACCAAAGGGTGGTTCTCAGTGCTCATGAGGAAAGTGGCGCTGGCGCCTTTGTGGatgggaagaagaagaggccCGGTAAGATTTTCACTTCCATGTCGTTTACCGAGCGGGAGAATTCCGCCCCGGCAAATGCTAGCTGGAGGAGGAGTCTGATGATGCAG AAATCTCAGGTTACCTCCTTGTTTGGAGCAGATGCTCTCTGGAAGAAAGGTTATACTGGAGCTAAAGTGAAGATGGCTATTTTTGATACTGGGATTCGTGCAAATCATCCACATTTTCGTAATATCAAG GAGCGCACAAATTGGACCAATGAAGATACACTAAATGACAATCTTGGGCATGGTACATTTGTGGCTGGCGTTATTGCTGGTCAGGATGAAGAGTGTCTTGGTTTTGCCCCAGACACTGAGATCTATGCTTTTAGGGTGTTTACTGATGCACAG GTTTCTTACACATCATGGTTCCTTGATGCATTCAATTATGCTATTGCAACCAAGATGGATGTTTTGAATTTGAGCATTGGTGGACCTGATTATCTGGACCTCCCATTTGTTGAGAAG GTCTGGGAAATTACAgcaaacaatattattatggTATCAGCGATTGGAAATGACGGACCACTTTATGGAACTCTGAACAATCCTGCAGATCAAAGTGATGTTATTGGTGTTGGCGGCATTGATTACAGTGATCACATAGCATCTTTTTCATCACGTGGCATGAGCACTTGGGAGATTCCTCATGG GTATGGTCGTGTGAAGCCTGATGTTGTTGCCTATGGACGTGAGATTATGGGTTCCAAGATTAGTACAGGTTGTAAAAGCTTGTCAGGCACCAGTGTGGCAAGTCCTGTGGTTGCTGGAATCGTTTGCCTTCTTGTTAGTATTATTCCTGAAAGCAAGAGAAAAGAGATCCTAAATCCAGGCAGTATGAAACAAGCACTTGTTGAAGGTGCTTCAAAGCTCTCTGGTCCAAATATGTATGAGCAAGGAGCAGGCAGGGTTGATCT ATTGGAATcttatgaaattttgaaaagctATAGACCTCGAGCAAGCATATTTCCCAGTGTCCTCGACTATATGGATTGCCCCTACTCGTGGCCTTTTTGCCGTCAACCATTGTATGCAGGGGCGATGCCTGTCATCTTTAATGTCACTATCTTGAATGGAATGGGTGTGATTGGTTATGTTGATGGTCCACCAATGTGGCTTCCTGATAGTGAGGCAGGTAATCTTCTCAGCATTCAGTTTACCTATTCAGATGTTATTTGGCCATGGACTGGTTATCTGGCACTTCACATGCAAATCAAAGAGGAAGGGGTGCATTTTTCTGGTGAAATAGAAGGTAATGTAACTGTAAATGTTTACAGCCCCCCAGGCCAAGGTGATAATGCTCCTCGAAAAAGTACCTGCATCCTTCGTCTGAAACTAAAGGTTGTTCCCACACCTCAAAGATCGCAGAGAGTTTTATGGGACCAATTTCATAGTATCAAATACCCACCTGGTTATATTCCAAGAGATTCCTTGGATGTTAGAAATGATATCCTCGATTGGCATGGAGACCACTTGCATACAAACTTCCACATTATGTTTAACATGTTAAGGGATGCTGGATATTTTGTTGAAACTCTTGGTTCTCCTTTTACTTGTTTTGATGCTAAGCGATATGGGACACTTCTGTTGGTGGATCTTGAAGACGAGTACTTTGctgaagaaattaaaaaactgAAAGATGATATCATGATTAATGGTCTAGGTCTCGTAGTTTTTGCTGATTGGTACAATGTGGACTCTATGATGAAAATGAAGTTTTTTGATGATAATACGAGAAGCTGGTGGACTCCTGTCACCGGAGGTGCCAATGTTCCTGCTCTGAATGATCTTTTGTCTCCATTTGGAATAGCTTTTGGAGACAAGATCCTAAACGGTGATTTTGTCATTAATGGGGAGCAGAGTCGATATGCATCCGGAACCGATGTTGTGAAATTCCCAAAAGGTGGTTACTTGCATCGTTTCCCTTTCTTGGATAGCTCAGAAAGTGGTGCTACTCAAAATGTCCTATTATCCGGTATGAGCAAG GCCGATTCCCCTATTCTTGGTCTTGTAGAGGTTGGTGAAGAAGGACGAATCGCAGTCTATGGAGATTCCAACTGTTTGGACAGCAGCCACATG ATTCAAGTAGACAAGATAAGGCATTGCACCTGGATGATAATCAACTACCTTCCCGAAGAACAGATGTAA
- the LOC125213987 gene encoding subtilisin-like protease SBT6.1 isoform X1: protein MSRRLTALTSLIVILLSYHAYRFPNRTPISTPSLTPPPNSTATNHIIRFLQYNNAHELRAYLERHVKCSGWKWVERPNPAASFPTDFALVAIEDRRREFLIGEFGKLELVKDVSFDLSYQRVVLSAHEESGAGAFVDGKKKRPGKIFTSMSFTERENSAPANASWRRSLMMQKSQVTSLFGADALWKKGYTGAKVKMAIFDTGIRANHPHFRNIKERTNWTNEDTLNDNLGHGTFVAGVIAGQDEECLGFAPDTEIYAFRVFTDAQVSYTSWFLDAFNYAIATKMDVLNLSIGGPDYLDLPFVEKVWEITANNIIMVSAIGNDGPLYGTLNNPADQSDVIGVGGIDYSDHIASFSSRGMSTWEIPHGYGRVKPDVVAYGREIMGSKISTGCKSLSGTSVASPVVAGIVCLLVSIIPESKRKEILNPGSMKQALVEGASKLSGPNMYEQGAGRVDLLESYEILKSYRPRASIFPSVLDYMDCPYSWPFCRQPLYAGAMPVIFNVTILNGMGVIGYVDGPPMWLPDSEAGNLLSIQFTYSDVIWPWTGYLALHMQIKEEGVHFSGEIEGNVTVNVYSPPGQGDNAPRKSTCILRLKLKVVPTPQRSQRVLWDQFHSIKYPPGYIPRDSLDVRNDILDWHGDHLHTNFHIMFNMLRDAGYFVETLGSPFTCFDAKRYGTLLLVDLEDEYFAEEIKKLKDDIMINGLGLVVFADWYNVDSMMKMKFFDDNTRSWWTPVTGGANVPALNDLLSPFGIAFGDKILNGDFVINGEQSRYASGTDVVKFPKGGYLHRFPFLDSSESGATQNVLLSGMSKADSPILGLVEVGEEGRIAVYGDSNCLDSSHMVTNCYWLLKKILDFTASNIRDPVLFSDSSRQDKALHLDDNQLPSRRTDVNFSTYSQVADKELICRSDSRFEVWATKGYDLHVRGRNHRLPGYAAVDLGQGSNSTPEVPFKKIKSVHKDSNSLGNSYLGYLYGDDQLDFPELVASHWLLPAIVAGSGFLVLWSFWRIRQKRRRRRKGSGSFNRSANP from the exons ATGAGCCGCCGCCTCACCGCCCTAACCTCCTTAATTGTCATCCTGCTTTCCTACCATGCCTACCGTTTCCCCAATCGCACCCCAATTTCCACTCCCTCACTCACCCCACCGCCAAATTCAACCGCCACCAATCACATCATCCGATTTCTCCAATACAACAACGCTCACGAACTTAGGGCTTATCTCGAGCGCCATGTCAAATGCAGCGGCTGGAAATGGGTGGAGCGCCCCAACCCGGCGGCGAGCTTCCCCACGGATTTTGCCCTCGTCGCCATCGAGGATCGCCGCCGGGAATTTTTGATTGGGGAATTTGGGAAATTGGAGCTGGTGAAGGATGTTTCCTTCGATTTGAGCTACCAAAGGGTGGTTCTCAGTGCTCATGAGGAAAGTGGCGCTGGCGCCTTTGTGGatgggaagaagaagaggccCGGTAAGATTTTCACTTCCATGTCGTTTACCGAGCGGGAGAATTCCGCCCCGGCAAATGCTAGCTGGAGGAGGAGTCTGATGATGCAG AAATCTCAGGTTACCTCCTTGTTTGGAGCAGATGCTCTCTGGAAGAAAGGTTATACTGGAGCTAAAGTGAAGATGGCTATTTTTGATACTGGGATTCGTGCAAATCATCCACATTTTCGTAATATCAAG GAGCGCACAAATTGGACCAATGAAGATACACTAAATGACAATCTTGGGCATGGTACATTTGTGGCTGGCGTTATTGCTGGTCAGGATGAAGAGTGTCTTGGTTTTGCCCCAGACACTGAGATCTATGCTTTTAGGGTGTTTACTGATGCACAG GTTTCTTACACATCATGGTTCCTTGATGCATTCAATTATGCTATTGCAACCAAGATGGATGTTTTGAATTTGAGCATTGGTGGACCTGATTATCTGGACCTCCCATTTGTTGAGAAG GTCTGGGAAATTACAgcaaacaatattattatggTATCAGCGATTGGAAATGACGGACCACTTTATGGAACTCTGAACAATCCTGCAGATCAAAGTGATGTTATTGGTGTTGGCGGCATTGATTACAGTGATCACATAGCATCTTTTTCATCACGTGGCATGAGCACTTGGGAGATTCCTCATGG GTATGGTCGTGTGAAGCCTGATGTTGTTGCCTATGGACGTGAGATTATGGGTTCCAAGATTAGTACAGGTTGTAAAAGCTTGTCAGGCACCAGTGTGGCAAGTCCTGTGGTTGCTGGAATCGTTTGCCTTCTTGTTAGTATTATTCCTGAAAGCAAGAGAAAAGAGATCCTAAATCCAGGCAGTATGAAACAAGCACTTGTTGAAGGTGCTTCAAAGCTCTCTGGTCCAAATATGTATGAGCAAGGAGCAGGCAGGGTTGATCT ATTGGAATcttatgaaattttgaaaagctATAGACCTCGAGCAAGCATATTTCCCAGTGTCCTCGACTATATGGATTGCCCCTACTCGTGGCCTTTTTGCCGTCAACCATTGTATGCAGGGGCGATGCCTGTCATCTTTAATGTCACTATCTTGAATGGAATGGGTGTGATTGGTTATGTTGATGGTCCACCAATGTGGCTTCCTGATAGTGAGGCAGGTAATCTTCTCAGCATTCAGTTTACCTATTCAGATGTTATTTGGCCATGGACTGGTTATCTGGCACTTCACATGCAAATCAAAGAGGAAGGGGTGCATTTTTCTGGTGAAATAGAAGGTAATGTAACTGTAAATGTTTACAGCCCCCCAGGCCAAGGTGATAATGCTCCTCGAAAAAGTACCTGCATCCTTCGTCTGAAACTAAAGGTTGTTCCCACACCTCAAAGATCGCAGAGAGTTTTATGGGACCAATTTCATAGTATCAAATACCCACCTGGTTATATTCCAAGAGATTCCTTGGATGTTAGAAATGATATCCTCGATTGGCATGGAGACCACTTGCATACAAACTTCCACATTATGTTTAACATGTTAAGGGATGCTGGATATTTTGTTGAAACTCTTGGTTCTCCTTTTACTTGTTTTGATGCTAAGCGATATGGGACACTTCTGTTGGTGGATCTTGAAGACGAGTACTTTGctgaagaaattaaaaaactgAAAGATGATATCATGATTAATGGTCTAGGTCTCGTAGTTTTTGCTGATTGGTACAATGTGGACTCTATGATGAAAATGAAGTTTTTTGATGATAATACGAGAAGCTGGTGGACTCCTGTCACCGGAGGTGCCAATGTTCCTGCTCTGAATGATCTTTTGTCTCCATTTGGAATAGCTTTTGGAGACAAGATCCTAAACGGTGATTTTGTCATTAATGGGGAGCAGAGTCGATATGCATCCGGAACCGATGTTGTGAAATTCCCAAAAGGTGGTTACTTGCATCGTTTCCCTTTCTTGGATAGCTCAGAAAGTGGTGCTACTCAAAATGTCCTATTATCCGGTATGAGCAAG GCCGATTCCCCTATTCTTGGTCTTGTAGAGGTTGGTGAAGAAGGACGAATCGCAGTCTATGGAGATTCCAACTGTTTGGACAGCAGCCACATGGTTACAAATTGTTATTGGCTTCTGAAGAAAATATTAGATTTTACTGCAAGTAATATTAGAGATCCAGTGCTTTTCTCAGATTCAAGTAGACAAGATAAGGCATTGCACCTGGATGATAATCAACTACCTTCCCGAAGAACAGATGTAAATTTCTCTACCTACTCTCAAGTTGCCGATAAGGAGTTGATCTGCAGGAGTGACTCGAGGTTTGAAGTTTGGGCAACGAAGGGTTATGATTTACATGTGAGGGGCAGAAACCACAGATTGCCTGGCTATGCAGCAGTTGATTTGGGTCAAGGTTCGAACTCTACTCCAGAGGTTCCATTTAAGAAAATCAAATCAGTACACAAAGATAGCAACTCCTTGGGGAACTCTTACCTCGGCTACTTGTATGGAGATGAC CAGCTCGATTTTCCAGAATTAGTTGCCAGTCACTGGCTTTTACCTGCTATTGTTGCAGGTTCTG GCTTTCTCGTGCTCTGGAGTTTCTGGAGAATTAGGCAGAAGCGCCGGAGGAGAAGAAAAGGATCTGGGTCTTTTAACCGTTCTGCTAACccttaa
- the LOC125209656 gene encoding uncharacterized protein LOC125209656 produces MAPPSPILLIFCLSLLAAASTISAATSAHDELVKYGFPVGLLPAEIESYTLNHTSGAFSVRLGGNCRVTLPPDNYLATYSKRITGKIVGNRIAELDGISVRAFFKWWGITGIKSSGQDLVFEVGMLTAKYPSKNFDVSPPCEGRRASSA; encoded by the coding sequence ATGGCGCCACCATCTCCGATTCTCCTCATCTTCTGCCTCTCTCTCCTCGCCGCCGCCTCAACGATCTCTGCGGCGACCTCCGCGCACGACGAATTGGTCAAGTACGGATTCCCCGTCGGCCTCCTCCCCGCCGAGATCGAGTCCTACACCCTCAACCACACCTCCGGCGCCTTCTCGGTGCGCCTCGGCGGTAATTGCCGCGTCACGCTGCCCCCTGACAACTATTTGGCAACCTACTCCAAGCGAATTACCGGCAAAATCGTCGGGAATCGGATCGCCGAGCTCGACGGGATCAGCGTTAGGGCGTTCTTCAAGTGGTGGGGGATCACCGGAATCAAATCCAGCGGCCAGGATTTGGTGTTCGAGGTTGGTATGCTCACCGCCAAGTATCCTTCGAAGAATTTCGACGTGTCTCCGCCCTGCGAGGGCCGCCGCGCTTCCTCCGCCTAG
- the LOC125210794 gene encoding uncharacterized protein LOC125210794: protein MKGKTAVMMGATIAMVAAVAMLVFLLLAELYCTLLLRTRRRSNNTSPTSIDGRREGSPSSLCTFYAQGVIRTPRSFLFPAPEIPNSGKQLFRSSNREAASSPDSELIYICNPMYNGDGGVVIGNRDNTPFETPASSPNIETGSSGDEKCHVEEEGASVSLGLSISSSSSPSSPW, encoded by the coding sequence atgaaagGGAAGACAGCAGTGATGATGGGAGCAACAATAGCAATGGTGGCGGCAGTGGCAATGCTGGTGTTTCTTCTGTTGGCCGAGCTCTACTGCACCCTCTTACTCCGCACCCGCCGCCGCAGCAATAACACCTCTCCTACTTCCATTGACGGCCGCCGTGAGGGCTCTCCCTCCTCCCTCTGCACCTTCTACGCCCAAGGCGTCATCCGCACTCCAAGAAGCTTCCTCTTCCCAGCGCCGGAAATTCCAAACTCAGGGAAGCAACTCTTCCGCAGCAGCAATCGAGAAGCAGCTTCTTCTCCAGACTCGGAGCTCATATACATCTGCAATCCAATGTACAACGGAGACGGAGGAGTCGTAATCGGCAATAGAGATAATACGCCATTTGAAACCCCTGCCTCGTCACCCAATATTGAGACCGGGAGCAGCGGAGACGAAAAGTGTCACGTGGAGGAGGAGGGCGCCTCGGTCTCACTCGGCCTTTCCATTTCCTCATCGTCCTCACCTTCTTCGCCGTGGTGA
- the LOC125216718 gene encoding probable chlorophyll(ide) b reductase NYC1, chloroplastic: MTTVAKLPLPPLDCHNHSLQPPPSRIILRDALAVKARRRIWIRPCRSFKSDQEGSGLREREKQVMQSREEKIVNKFVEGIRDAVWRMSKPSLRSEAMEKLEETLFSWSMHIGRYIVTMLSTGVILLIGFQLSGGDDQMNALVWYSWLGGIIIGTMIGSNMVLEEVSRSGPRNVVITGSTRGLGKALAREFILSGDRVIVTSRSAESVDKTVKELSENLKQVIVVTGGSSRKHLRHAKVVGIPCDVSNPEDVSKLANFAVNELGSVDIWVNNAGTNKGFRPLLQFSDEDIQQIVSTNLVGSILCTREALRIMGSQRNGGHIFNMDGAGSGGSSTPLTAVYGSTKCGLRQLQSSLLKESKKSKVGVHTASPGMVLTDLLLSGASVKNKQMFNIICELPETVARTLVPRMRVVKGNGKAINYLTPPRILLALVTAWLRRARWFDDQGRALYAAEADRLRNWAESRTRFSFTDAMEMYTENTWVSVFSLSVVCAFIILSSTSSTMPGT, from the exons ATGACCACGGTGGCGAAGCTGCCCCTTCCGCCGCTCGATTGCCACAACCACTCCCTCCAACCGCcgccgtcccggataattctcCGGGATGCGTTGGCTGTGAAGGCGCGCAGGAGAATTTGGATTCGGCCATGCAGGTCGTTCAAGTCCGATCAGGAGGGTTCTGGacttagagagagagagaagcaaGTGATGCAGAGTAGAGAGGAGAAAATCGTCAATAAATTTGTAGAGGGGATTAGAGATGCGGTTTGGAGAATGTCGAAGCCGAGTTTGCGATCGGAAGCTATGGAGAAGTTGGAAGAAACTTTGTTTTCT TGGTCTATGCACATTGGAAGATATATTGTCACAATGTTGAGTACTGGAGTTATACTGCTAATTGGGTTTCAGTTGTCAG GTGGGGATGATCAAATGAATGCTTTAGTTTGGTATAGCTGGCTTGGGGGGATCATTATTGGAACAATGATTGGTTCCAATATGGTCTTGGAGGAAGTCAGTCGATCAGGCCCTCGCAATGTCGTTATAACTGGAAG TACTCGAGGACTTGGAAAAGCTCTAGCTCGTGAATTCATACTTTCAGGTGACAGAGTCATTGTAACTTCTCGGAg CGCTGAATCTGTGGACAAGACCGTCAAAGAACTGTCAGAGAATCTGAAGCAGGTTATAGTTGTTACAGGTGGATCATCTAGAAAACATTTAAGACATGCAAAAGTTGTGGGAATTCCATGTGATGTCTCTAATCCCGAAGATGTTAGCAAATTAGCAAATTTCGCTGTGAATGAACTTGGCTCTGTTGATATCTGG GTAAACAATGCGGGGACAAACAAGGGGTTCAGGCCCTTGCTTCAGTTTAGTGATGAAGACATACAACAG ATTGTGTCTACAAATTTGGTTGGCTCAATACTTTGCACTCGTGAAGCATTAAGAATCATGGGCAGCCAGAGAAATGGAGGTCATATTTTCAACATGGATGGAGCAGGATCTGGGGGATCCAGCACCCCGCTAACAGCCGT ATATGGATCGACAAAATGTGGTCTTAGGCAGCTTCAATCGTCACTCTTGAAGGAGagcaaaaaatcaaaagtcggCGTCCACACAGCTTCACCAGGCATGGTACTTACTGACCTGCTATTAAG TGGTGCAAGTGTGAAAAACAAGCAAATGTTCAACATTATCTGCGAGCTTCCAGAGACAGTTGCTAGAACCTTGGTTCCACGAATGAGGGTTGTCAAGGGAAATGGGAAAGCCATCAACTATTTGACACCGCCAAGAATTTTACTCGCTCTAGTCACTGCATGGCTAAGACGTGCTCGCTGGTTTGATGACCAG GGACGGGCACTCTATGCTGCTGAGGCAGATAGGCTCCGTAACTGGGCTGAGAGTCGAACTCGTTTCTCATTCACTGATGCCATGGAGATGTATACCGAGAACACTTGGGTGTCTGTCTTTTCACTTTCCGTGGTTTGTGCCTTCATCATCTTGTCAAGTACAAGTAGTACGATGCCGGGGACCTGA